One Dama dama isolate Ldn47 chromosome 31, ASM3311817v1, whole genome shotgun sequence genomic window carries:
- the LOC133049939 gene encoding keratin-associated protein 11-1 — protein sequence MSYNCSTRNCSSRRIGGEYTVPVATVSTPDADCLSGIYLPSSFQTGSWLLDHCQETCCEPTVCQSTCYQPTPCVSSPVQVTSRQTTCVSSPYSTTCSRPLTFVSSGCQPLSGISTVCKPVRSISTVCQPVGGVSTICQPTCGVSRTYQQSCVSSCRRIC from the coding sequence ATGTCCTACAACTGCTCCACAAGGAACTGCTCTTCTAGGCGGATTGGAGGAGAATACACTGTCCCAGTGGCCACAGTTTCTACCCCGGATGCCGACTGCCTGAGTGGCATCTATTTGCCCAGCTCCTTCCAAACGGGTTCCTGGCTCCTGGACCACTGTCAGGAGACCTGCTGTGAGCCCACTGTTTGCCAGTCAACTTGCTACCAGCCAACTCCTTGTGTTTCCAGCCCTGTCCAGGTGACCTCTCGGCAAACCACCTGTGTCTCCAGTCCCTATTCGACTACCTGCAGCCGGCCACTCACCTTTGTGTCCAGTGGCTGTCAGCCTCTGAGTGGCATCTCCACTGTGTGCAAGCCGGTGAGAAGCATCTCCACTGTCTGCCAACCGGTGGGAGGAGTCTCCACCATCTGCCAACCTACCTGCGGGGTCTCCAGGACGTACCAGCAGTCCTGCGTGTCCAGCTGCAGAAGAATTTGCTAA